A genomic segment from Nicotiana tabacum cultivar K326 chromosome 9, ASM71507v2, whole genome shotgun sequence encodes:
- the LOC142164098 gene encoding uncharacterized protein LOC142164098: MCNPPWIAKNFKYRIISEPQIKLHQIQALIRKAYGLYVSKTSCRRAKMIVMKENIGDYKKEFARLHDYAEMLKSTNPGTTVVIRTSKNIEPGKEGTCKGELLSCISKDGNNQMYPVAWAVVENKSKDTWSWFIRCLKHDMNLTETEGEGLTVMSDMQKDLHLAITQLLPNDEMSVQELTFEVYFSKKLDEMDQLGGDIVQDLLKYNKETWCRAYFKEHSKCDVMENNMCEIFNSWILTARHKSIITMLEEIRIKCMERMNSMREFSGKWVGDISPMAMEILGENA, translated from the exons ATGTGTAACCCACCATGGATTGCAAAAAACTTCAAATACAGAATAATCAGTGAGCCTCAAATTAAGcttcatcaaattcaagccttAATTAGGAAAGCGTATGGTCTGTATGTGAGTAAAACTTCATGCAGAAGAGCAAAAATGATAGTTATGAAGGAGAATATAGGTGATTACAAGAAAGAATTTGCTAGGCTTCATGATTATGCTGAAATGCTAAAGTCTACTAATCCTGGCACTACTGTAGTGATAAGGACATCTAAGAATATAGAACCTGGCAAGGAG GGAACATGTAAAGGTGAACTGCTTTCCTGCATTTCTAAGGATGGAAATAATCAAATGTACCCTGTGGCTTGGGCAGtagttgaaaataaatcaaaggATACATGGTCTTGGTTTATCAGATGTCTCAAGCATGATATGAACTTGACAGAAACTGAAGGAGAAGGGCTGACAGTCATGTCTGATATGCAGAAG GATCTTCATCTAGCAATAACTCAGTTATTGCCAAATGATGAGATGAG TGTGCAGGAGCTAACATTTGAAGTTTACTTTAGCAAGAAGTTGGATGAAATGGACCAGCTGGGGGGAGATATTGTTCAAGACTTACTGAAATACAACAAGGAGACATGGTGTAGGGCATACTTCAAAGAACATAGCAAGTGTGATGTAATGGAGAACAACATGTGTGAGATATTCAATAGTTGGATATTGACAGCTAGGCACAAATCTATCATTACTATGTTAGAAGAAATTAGAATCAAGTGTATGGAGAGAATGAATAGCATGAGAGAGTTTTCTGGAAAATGGGTAGGTGATATATCACCCATGGCTATGGAAATACTTGGAGAGAATGCTTAA